Proteins co-encoded in one Candidatus Aminicenantes bacterium genomic window:
- a CDS encoding radical SAM protein, with the protein MERLSQASYLQLSAVDWVKRRDFFAARFSPCCLCPRQCRAERWSGRHGLCRAGRDAKIASHNLHFGEEPPISGDRGSGTVFFSGCTLNCLFCQNYPISQLFHGEFFSVEQLAMIFLGLQKRGAHNINLVSPTPYLFHVVSALEIACAKGLRIPLVYNTSGYERAEVVAGLSGIVDIYLPDLKYGPSEEARQLGLRLSGVNDYYENAVAAIAEMFRQTGPLRLDEAGIAVCGTVIRHLIIPGHAENSVEVLRTIAAGVFKAAWLSLMSQYFPAHRAPDCPPFDRCLRRDEYRQVRDEALRLGLENGWFQGMD; encoded by the coding sequence ACGGTTGAGCCAGGCGTCCTACCTCCAACTGAGCGCCGTTGACTGGGTTAAGCGGCGCGATTTTTTTGCCGCCCGTTTCTCACCCTGTTGCCTCTGCCCGCGCCAATGCCGTGCCGAGCGCTGGAGCGGCCGGCACGGCTTGTGCCGGGCCGGGCGCGACGCAAAGATCGCCTCGCACAACCTCCATTTCGGCGAGGAACCGCCCATTTCCGGCGACCGGGGGTCGGGGACGGTCTTCTTTTCGGGCTGCACCCTCAACTGCCTGTTCTGCCAGAATTACCCGATCTCTCAGCTGTTCCACGGCGAATTCTTCAGCGTGGAGCAGCTGGCCATGATTTTTCTCGGCCTGCAGAAGCGCGGCGCACACAACATCAACCTGGTGTCGCCCACGCCCTACCTGTTCCATGTCGTGAGCGCGCTGGAGATCGCCTGCGCCAAGGGGCTCCGCATCCCCCTGGTTTACAACACCAGCGGCTACGAGCGGGCCGAGGTGGTGGCCGGGTTGTCGGGCATCGTCGACATCTACCTGCCCGACCTGAAATACGGACCTTCGGAAGAGGCGCGGCAACTGGGGCTGAGACTTTCAGGGGTGAATGATTATTATGAAAACGCCGTGGCGGCCATCGCCGAGATGTTCCGGCAAACCGGGCCGCTGCGGCTGGACGAAGCGGGGATCGCCGTGTGCGGCACGGTCATCCGCCACCTGATCATCCCCGGGCATGCCGAGAACTCGGTCGAGGTGTTGCGAACCATCGCCGCCGGCGTTTTCAAGGCCGCCTGGCTCAGCCTGATGAGCCAGTATTTCCCGGCCCACCGCGCCCCCGATTGCCCGCCCTTCGACCGTTGCCTGCGCCGTGACGAATACCGCCAGGTGCGCGACGAAGCGCTGCGCCTGGGCCTCGAGAACGGCTGGTTCCAGGGCATGGATTGA
- a CDS encoding WYL domain-containing protein translates to MAKKLTYSRYIWFINQAKKGRYPNAQRLVEYFEISLAQAQRDVEYMRDTLDAPLEYDAFKKGYALSDRAFSLPSIWVEDDELLLLAIARELIRDPDSKKILAELLRKIAINSRKGLGAAGHVVSYKGMGSYRQKAGILNPLLDAIMNQHPAEILHQEVFGPMREPSWRKVTPLHLLFYRTNWYLLALYGKEWRTFSLARIETVKVLPGKAIKKVSQKAIHDKIASTFGIFITDQNHPVVPVKLRFVPELARFVRSMLPHPGQEFCDGAGGCLEVSFPSTLNRELIGEILGFGEQVEVLEPKELRKEIATILGNTAKLYGKVSKN, encoded by the coding sequence ATGGCGAAGAAACTAACCTACTCCCGCTATATCTGGTTCATCAACCAGGCCAAAAAGGGGAGATACCCCAACGCCCAGCGCCTGGTCGAATATTTCGAGATCAGTCTGGCCCAGGCTCAGCGCGATGTCGAGTATATGCGCGACACCCTGGACGCGCCGCTGGAATACGACGCGTTCAAAAAAGGCTACGCGCTCAGCGACCGCGCCTTCAGTCTGCCCTCGATCTGGGTGGAGGACGACGAGCTCCTGCTGCTGGCCATCGCCAGGGAGCTGATCCGCGACCCCGACTCAAAAAAGATACTGGCCGAGCTGCTGCGCAAGATCGCCATCAACAGCCGCAAGGGCCTGGGCGCCGCCGGGCACGTTGTCTCCTACAAAGGCATGGGCTCCTACCGCCAGAAAGCGGGTATCCTCAACCCGCTGCTCGACGCCATCATGAACCAGCATCCAGCGGAGATCCTGCACCAGGAAGTTTTCGGGCCGATGCGCGAGCCCTCCTGGCGCAAAGTGACCCCGCTGCACCTCCTCTTTTACCGAACCAATTGGTACTTGCTGGCCCTCTACGGCAAGGAATGGCGCACCTTTTCGCTGGCTCGCATTGAGACAGTGAAGGTGCTGCCGGGAAAAGCCATAAAAAAGGTCAGCCAGAAGGCCATCCATGACAAGATCGCCTCAACCTTTGGTATCTTCATCACCGACCAGAACCACCCGGTAGTGCCGGTCAAGTTGAGGTTTGTGCCCGAACTGGCGCGCTTTGTGCGCAGCATGCTCCCGCATCCGGGTCAGGAGTTCTGCGATGGGGCGGGCGGCTGCCTGGAAGTCTCCTTCCCCTCGACCCTCAACCGCGAACTGATCGGCGAGATCCTGGGCTTCGGCGAGCAGGTCGAAGTGCTGGAGCCGAAGGAATTGCGGAAAGAAATTGCGACGATATTAGGGAATACAGCGAAGTTATATGGAAAGGTCAGTAAGAATTGA
- a CDS encoding aspartate ammonia-lyase gives MSKLNSLTGISGTYYAAAELSKREYIALVTMKNTSGVDILVSSEISKKSIVIQVKTSKLAHKKGYTLKNKDEELKSDDLVYIFVNMKDGNFRPDFYIVPSEIVAKTISDGHKKWSGEKGKRGQIRDGSSRIRKFYPSEEKDKENWKVIAEKLNSIPK, from the coding sequence ATGTCAAAATTAAATAGTCTAACAGGGATTTCAGGAACATACTATGCTGCTGCTGAATTGTCAAAACGTGAATATATTGCTTTAGTCACAATGAAAAATACGAGCGGAGTGGATATACTTGTTTCTTCTGAAATTTCTAAAAAATCTATAGTAATCCAAGTAAAGACAAGCAAACTTGCCCATAAAAAAGGCTATACACTGAAAAATAAAGATGAAGAGCTAAAAAGTGATGATTTAGTTTATATATTTGTAAATATGAAGGATGGTAATTTTAGACCAGATTTTTATATTGTACCAAGTGAGATCGTTGCAAAAACAATTTCAGATGGACATAAAAAATGGTCAGGTGAAAAGGGGAAAAGGGGTCAGATTCGTGATGGATCAAGTAGAATAAGAAAATTTTACCCTAGCGAGGAAAAGGACAAAGAGAATTGGAAAGTAATTGCTGAAAAACTGAATTCCATTCCTAAATAA